In one window of Prevotella sp. E13-17 DNA:
- a CDS encoding lipopolysaccharide assembly protein LapB — MTFKEVNSLRKAGKLNEALRLAEFDLQTEQSHWTYSALFWVLRDYCNQYIAQKQNQYALNVLQRMESIIGNINDYDGVAENTLQSIRRQLTPLWEEVNKLSELSKNGQEESAYTQICELNRNNNLSPILHEDFGWIIYRFLKKCHESCGSINARRALHTYLQLQIKRPSTLHSQILNVATMISEKYSDFKFLPFLELWDVETLSDEDFCSSFWNNKEIQPLVERIIERCFKLGYGLNEVKEAFTKNQNISEDLVSFVFSRCHFFNIFNYSKENNIQAFFSGIDDYTSTINGLLIKNEYHSRILSLYLWKLPEEKDIEAVLVINKWGLDNFRSEDWLRERKEEIDFPSLVEKVIKHYYSGLKRNSFNNIAPEFEQLLEKACKQYDDDQLERNLAILMLAKGDKEKALSIYRSLLLNLNRFYVWKELAEATDDVELKISAYCKAIISEPKDEFLGDIHLALARLMKEHGFNQEAKQELQTYADTYNKNGWRLKDEYYVLSSQVSNSVVHTENNIPFYKSHMASAEDFVYSNIEWTTMFVADVYVQKDGEKQIKKAKLVSSDGLAIAIKYKKLSISNNNCIGKCFDVKIHSKDDRKEIVLIKVSDTHIEQLLSPVVCYVDYHNKEKKCYHLVSESDKELLLSSVPFRLQEGSFCRCFEVPEKKEKTDDDFVFLDWDTYSQPKKARPLKAIFYDIVKNSEALEKFPTETAVVDSINENKELFHCVFGRNSDIIIKYNQTTIRPQIGDYLKIRYITKKSKEGRDFRKMLTIEKTDTSDKVMKKTITGPIRINYNSKGQLFGFVDDYYIPAHLIEGIDEDEYVCVDVVFNGEKWQAYKLVRYSNNQE; from the coding sequence ATGACGTTTAAAGAAGTAAATAGTCTAAGAAAGGCAGGAAAACTTAATGAAGCTTTGAGGCTTGCAGAGTTTGACCTTCAGACAGAGCAATCTCATTGGACTTATAGTGCATTATTCTGGGTTCTTCGAGATTACTGCAATCAATATATTGCCCAAAAACAGAATCAGTATGCATTGAATGTACTTCAAAGAATGGAGTCTATAATTGGCAATATAAATGACTATGATGGAGTCGCTGAAAACACACTCCAATCAATAAGACGCCAATTAACACCATTGTGGGAAGAGGTAAACAAATTGTCTGAACTATCAAAGAACGGGCAAGAGGAATCTGCTTATACACAGATTTGCGAATTAAATAGGAACAACAATCTATCACCAATTTTGCACGAAGATTTTGGTTGGATAATTTATAGATTCTTAAAAAAATGTCATGAATCGTGTGGATCAATTAATGCAAGAAGAGCCCTTCATACATATCTTCAACTACAAATCAAGCGCCCATCAACACTACATTCTCAGATTCTGAATGTAGCAACAATGATTAGCGAAAAATATAGTGACTTCAAGTTTCTGCCATTTTTAGAATTATGGGATGTCGAAACATTGTCTGATGAAGATTTTTGTTCGTCTTTCTGGAATAATAAAGAAATACAGCCGCTTGTAGAAAGAATAATAGAACGCTGTTTTAAATTAGGATACGGATTGAATGAAGTGAAGGAGGCATTCACAAAGAATCAAAACATATCAGAAGACCTCGTATCGTTTGTGTTTTCAAGGTGCCATTTTTTCAATATTTTCAATTATTCCAAAGAAAACAATATTCAAGCTTTCTTTTCTGGCATTGACGATTATACATCCACTATCAATGGCTTGCTCATAAAAAACGAATATCATTCAAGAATTTTATCTTTATATTTATGGAAACTTCCAGAAGAAAAAGATATAGAGGCTGTTCTTGTTATTAATAAATGGGGACTTGACAATTTCCGTTCTGAAGATTGGTTACGAGAAAGAAAAGAAGAAATAGATTTTCCATCTTTGGTTGAAAAGGTTATTAAACATTATTATTCTGGACTAAAAAGAAATTCATTTAATAACATTGCTCCTGAATTTGAGCAATTGCTTGAAAAGGCGTGTAAACAATATGATGATGATCAATTAGAAAGGAATTTAGCTATTCTTATGTTGGCAAAGGGCGATAAAGAGAAAGCATTATCTATATATAGGTCGCTTTTACTCAACTTAAATCGTTTTTATGTTTGGAAAGAATTGGCAGAAGCGACTGATGATGTTGAATTGAAAATCTCTGCATATTGTAAAGCAATCATTTCAGAACCTAAAGACGAATTCCTTGGAGATATTCATTTGGCATTAGCAAGGCTTATGAAGGAGCACGGCTTTAATCAAGAAGCGAAACAAGAATTACAAACATATGCTGACACATATAATAAAAATGGATGGAGGCTTAAAGATGAGTACTATGTTTTAAGTTCTCAGGTGTCAAATTCTGTGGTTCATACAGAAAACAATATTCCATTCTACAAATCACACATGGCTTCTGCTGAGGACTTTGTTTATTCCAATATCGAATGGACAACAATGTTCGTAGCTGATGTTTATGTCCAGAAAGATGGCGAAAAACAGATAAAAAAAGCCAAGCTTGTTTCTTCTGATGGTTTAGCAATCGCTATCAAATATAAGAAGCTTTCTATATCAAATAATAATTGCATCGGAAAGTGTTTTGATGTGAAAATCCATTCAAAAGATGATAGAAAAGAAATCGTCTTGATTAAAGTATCAGATACTCACATTGAGCAATTGTTGTCACCTGTTGTGTGTTATGTTGATTACCACAACAAGGAAAAGAAATGTTATCATCTTGTAAGTGAAAGCGATAAAGAGTTGCTTTTATCTTCTGTACCATTTAGATTACAGGAGGGTTCATTTTGCAGATGTTTTGAAGTTCCAGAGAAGAAAGAAAAAACAGATGATGATTTTGTCTTTTTAGACTGGGATACTTATTCACAACCTAAAAAAGCAAGACCATTAAAGGCAATTTTCTATGATATAGTAAAAAATAGTGAAGCACTTGAAAAGTTCCCGACGGAAACAGCAGTCGTTGATAGTATCAATGAAAACAAAGAACTATTTCATTGTGTTTTTGGCAGGAACTCTGACATTATAATAAAGTATAACCAAACTACAATTCGCCCGCAAATAGGTGATTACCTAAAAATAAGATATATCACAAAGAAATCTAAAGAAGGAAGGGATTTCCGAAAGATGTTGACTATTGAGAAAACTGATACAAGTGATAAGGTTATGAAGAAAACTATAACCGGCCCTATTCGCATTAATTACAATAGCAAAGGCCAATTGTTTGGTTTTGTTGATGACTATTATATTCCAGCTCATTTGATTGAGGGAATAGACGAAGATGAGTATGTGTGTGTTGATGTGGTTTTTAATGGTGAGAAATGGCAGGCTTATAAGCTAGTTCGATATAGCAATAATCAAGAATAA
- a CDS encoding TerB family tellurite resistance protein, giving the protein MTREQRTAIARIISDMIKADNIIEESEIKDMKKLMSEYAITHQEMSDARKIRFADAVNTLKKLPPKERQAFFDHIYSIALSDNVCVPCEALLLIALQYCLIENDRKTTSGKPIPKPYLISCPTGEASFNDQYMVYPISKELFVEK; this is encoded by the coding sequence ATGACACGAGAACAACGAACAGCAATAGCTCGTATTATCAGTGATATGATAAAAGCTGATAATATCATTGAGGAGAGCGAGATTAAAGACATGAAGAAACTCATGTCTGAATATGCTATAACTCATCAGGAAATGAGCGATGCACGTAAAATTCGCTTTGCTGATGCTGTCAATACGCTGAAAAAACTCCCTCCAAAAGAGCGACAGGCCTTTTTCGACCATATATATAGTATCGCCCTTAGTGACAATGTCTGTGTTCCTTGCGAGGCTCTGCTGCTCATCGCTCTTCAGTATTGTTTAATCGAGAACGACAGGAAAACTACCAGCGGAAAACCTATCCCCAAACCTTATTTGATATCCTGTCCTACGGGGGAGGCCAGTTTCAATGATCAGTATATGGTATACCCTATATCAAAAGAGTTGTTCGTTGAGAAATAA
- a CDS encoding ATP-binding protein: MSDILDIDMLLNSHLIKLITGPRRVGKSTQALLMLRDKNFAYLNFDNQTLLDAWDANLVMRMLDDVYPGYEYLLLDEVQNLDAWDLWVSELYRMGKNLVITGSNAKMLSSEMATVLTGKYLQIEMLPFSMEEFFDWNKLDLHGLKPEQQAEGRALTDDYMRNGGYPEVVASRPLVRSYLDTLFDSIVWKDVAKRHNVRNITDLNNLAIYLVSNFCNPLSANELSEELGFSSVSTVKKFMDYLHEPYLFYYLSRYNNKLKLMNKAPRKVYVVDNGFVAAKAFAVSENLGRLLENQVFIELMHRGYDTEKTLFYYRSRNDKEVDFVLRKGAHVERLVQVCYDMSSPKTEKREVDSIVECAGELKCSNLTIVTRDEERTIEKGGYTIAVVPVSKF; encoded by the coding sequence GTGAGTGACATACTGGATATTGACATGCTGCTGAACAGTCATCTCATCAAGCTGATAACAGGTCCGCGTCGTGTAGGCAAGTCAACCCAGGCCTTGTTGATGTTGCGCGACAAGAATTTTGCCTATCTCAATTTCGACAATCAAACGCTTCTCGACGCATGGGACGCTAATCTGGTGATGCGAATGCTGGATGACGTCTATCCCGGCTATGAGTATCTGCTGCTCGACGAGGTTCAGAATCTTGATGCTTGGGACTTGTGGGTGAGCGAGCTCTATAGGATGGGAAAGAATCTGGTTATCACGGGTAGCAATGCCAAAATGCTGTCGAGCGAAATGGCAACCGTGCTCACGGGAAAGTATCTACAGATAGAGATGTTACCCTTTAGCATGGAAGAGTTTTTCGATTGGAACAAGCTCGATCTTCACGGACTAAAGCCGGAGCAGCAGGCTGAGGGTAGGGCATTGACAGACGACTATATGCGCAATGGCGGCTATCCTGAAGTGGTGGCATCGCGCCCATTGGTACGTAGCTATCTCGACACATTGTTTGACTCCATCGTGTGGAAGGATGTGGCCAAGCGACACAATGTACGCAACATCACCGACCTCAACAACCTGGCCATATATCTAGTTTCAAACTTCTGCAATCCACTGAGTGCCAATGAGCTATCGGAGGAACTCGGCTTCTCGAGTGTTTCCACCGTCAAGAAGTTTATGGACTATCTGCATGAACCATACCTTTTCTACTATCTGTCGCGCTACAACAATAAGTTGAAGCTGATGAACAAGGCGCCCCGCAAGGTCTATGTGGTAGATAACGGCTTTGTGGCAGCCAAGGCTTTCGCTGTGAGTGAGAACCTGGGACGATTGCTCGAAAACCAAGTGTTTATAGAGCTGATGCATCGAGGATACGATACCGAAAAGACCCTGTTCTATTATCGCTCTCGCAACGACAAGGAGGTAGACTTCGTGTTGCGCAAGGGAGCGCATGTCGAACGACTGGTACAGGTGTGCTACGACATGAGTAGTCCCAAGACCGAGAAGCGCGAGGTTGATAGCATCGTGGAATGTGCAGGCGAACTGAAATGCAGCAACCTCACCATTGTTACGCGCGACGAAGAGCGCACCATAGAGAAAGGTGGCTACACCATAGCCGTAGTGCCAGTATCAAAGTTCTGA
- a CDS encoding helix-turn-helix domain-containing protein, with the protein MIKLDEKKLTGLKTGSQHLAETYGEKGTPSREEFEAKAKAWYYAELLRDERKRQKLTQQQLGERIGKKREYISALEQGQTDMQLSTFMLIANALGLRFSLVVG; encoded by the coding sequence ATGATAAAGCTTGATGAAAAGAAACTGACCGGACTGAAAACTGGTTCACAGCATTTGGCAGAGACGTATGGCGAGAAGGGAACTCCCAGCCGTGAGGAGTTTGAGGCAAAGGCCAAGGCTTGGTACTATGCAGAGTTGTTGCGTGACGAGCGCAAGCGTCAGAAGCTGACTCAGCAGCAGTTGGGTGAGCGCATAGGTAAGAAGCGAGAGTATATTTCTGCACTTGAGCAGGGGCAGACTGATATGCAGCTGTCCACGTTTATGCTTATTGCGAATGCATTAGGACTGAGATTCTCATTGGTCGTTGGCTAA
- a CDS encoding type II toxin-antitoxin system RelE/ParE family toxin — protein MSEDVRETFHSAEYDEYYASLDAKTKAKYDYVETIIKTQYVVNKKFVKNLEGTEFYEARISVGTNEHRTIVFAVDSVSFMESKRVLFLNSFLKKDTKQYKGEIETARQILNRYI, from the coding sequence ATGAGCGAAGATGTTAGAGAAACTTTCCACTCTGCGGAGTACGATGAATACTACGCCAGCCTTGATGCTAAGACAAAGGCAAAGTACGACTATGTGGAGACGATCATAAAGACCCAATATGTGGTCAATAAGAAATTCGTGAAGAATCTCGAAGGGACGGAATTCTATGAGGCACGAATATCTGTAGGTACCAATGAGCACCGCACGATAGTATTTGCCGTTGATTCCGTTTCGTTCATGGAAAGTAAACGGGTGCTTTTCTTGAATTCATTCTTGAAAAAAGACACCAAACAATATAAGGGTGAGATAGAAACCGCCCGTCAAATTTTGAACAGATATATCTAA
- a CDS encoding ATP-binding protein, whose protein sequence is MKTIVLNQRKERDELLSRPYLTRKSGLDIDMLLNSHLIKLITGPRRVGKSTQALLMLRDKNFAYLNFDNQTLLDAWDANLVMRMLDDVYPGYEYLLLDEVQNLDAWDLWVSELYRMGKNLVITGSNAKMLSSEMATVLTGKYLQIEMLPFSMEEFFDWNKLDLHGLKPEQQAEGRALTDDYMRNGGYPEVVASRPLVRSYLDTLFDSIMWKDVAKRHNVRNITDLNNLAIYLVSNFCNPLSANELSEELGFSSVSTVKKFMDYLHEPYLFYYLSRYNNKLKLMNKAPRKVYVVDNGFVAAKAFAVSENLGRLLENQVFIELMHRGYDTEKTLFYYRSRNDKEVDFVLRKGAHVERLVQVCYDMSSPKTEKREVDSIVECAGELKCSNLTIVTRDEERTIEKGGYTIAVVPVSKF, encoded by the coding sequence ATGAAGACAATAGTTCTGAACCAACGAAAGGAACGTGATGAGTTGCTATCACGTCCGTATCTTACACGTAAAAGTGGTCTGGATATTGACATGCTGCTGAACAGTCATCTCATCAAGCTGATAACAGGTCCGCGTCGTGTAGGCAAGTCAACCCAGGCCTTGTTGATGTTGCGCGACAAGAATTTTGCCTATCTCAATTTCGACAATCAAACGCTTCTCGACGCATGGGACGCTAATCTGGTGATGCGAATGCTGGATGACGTCTATCCCGGCTATGAGTATCTGCTGCTCGACGAGGTTCAGAATCTTGATGCTTGGGACTTGTGGGTGAGCGAGCTCTATAGGATGGGAAAGAATCTGGTTATCACGGGTAGTAATGCCAAAATGCTGTCGAGCGAAATGGCAACCGTGCTCACGGGAAAGTATCTACAGATAGAGATGTTACCCTTTAGCATGGAAGAGTTTTTCGATTGGAACAAGCTCGATCTTCACGGACTAAAGCCGGAGCAGCAGGCTGAGGGTAGGGCGTTGACAGACGACTATATGCGCAATGGTGGCTATCCTGAAGTGGTGGCATCGCGCCCATTGGTACGTAGCTATCTCGACACATTGTTTGACTCCATCATGTGGAAGGATGTGGCCAAGCGACACAATGTACGCAACATCACCGACCTCAACAACCTGGCTATATATCTAGTTTCAAACTTCTGCAATCCACTGAGTGCCAATGAGCTATCGGAGGAACTCGGCTTCTCGAGTGTTTCCACCGTCAAGAAGTTTATGGACTATCTGCATGAACCATACCTTTTCTACTATCTGTCGCGCTACAACAATAAGTTGAAGTTGATGAACAAGGCGCCCCGCAAGGTCTATGTGGTAGATAACGGCTTTGTGGCAGCCAAGGCTTTCGCCGTGAGTGAGAACCTGGGACGATTGCTCGAAAACCAAGTGTTTATAGAGCTGATGCATCGAGGATACGATACCGAAAAGACCCTGTTCTATTATCGCTCTCGCAACGACAAGGAGGTAGACTTCGTGTTGCGCAAGGGAGCGCATGTCGAACGACTGGTACAGGTGTGCTACGACATGAGTAGTCCCAAGACCGAGAAGCGCGAGGTTGATAGCATCGTGGAATGTGCAGGCGAACTGAAATGCAGCAACCTCACCATTGTTACGCGCGACGAAGAGCGCACCATAGAGAAAGGTGGCTACACCATAGCCGTAGTGCCAGTATCAAAGTTCTGA
- a CDS encoding DUF2461 domain-containing protein translates to MDAKRILNYLRQLQAHNTRTWYLEHKAEYDAVRADFERGVQQAIERIVTFDPTVSHLRVKDCTYRFNRDTRFSADKSPYKNHFGAYIAAHGKKALHGGYYLHLEPDHCMVACGNYWLPTNILTSCRNEIMANIDQWLQCVESPEFLRYYGSTEENHTTSPTDVDSWDQPQGFGLTRLKTCPSGYPRDWEYVRYLRLKDYCCWHRVPDDFFQNDHWLDEIDPMFRAAKPMMDMMNSVIDDYE, encoded by the coding sequence ATGGATGCAAAGAGAATACTGAATTACCTGCGCCAACTTCAGGCCCACAATACCCGCACTTGGTATCTGGAACACAAGGCCGAGTACGACGCCGTGCGTGCCGACTTCGAGCGCGGTGTGCAACAAGCCATTGAGCGCATCGTCACCTTCGACCCCACCGTGTCGCACCTCCGTGTCAAGGACTGCACCTATCGCTTCAATCGCGACACACGCTTCTCTGCCGACAAGTCGCCTTACAAGAATCACTTCGGGGCCTACATCGCCGCCCATGGCAAGAAGGCACTGCATGGTGGCTACTACCTGCATCTGGAGCCCGACCACTGCATGGTGGCATGTGGCAACTACTGGTTGCCCACCAACATCCTCACCTCGTGTCGCAACGAGATTATGGCCAACATCGACCAGTGGCTGCAATGCGTAGAGAGCCCCGAGTTCCTCCGCTACTATGGCAGCACCGAGGAGAACCACACCACCAGTCCCACCGATGTCGATAGCTGGGACCAACCGCAAGGTTTCGGACTTACCCGTCTGAAGACCTGTCCCTCAGGTTATCCTCGCGACTGGGAGTACGTGCGCTATCTGCGCCTAAAGGACTACTGCTGTTGGCATCGTGTCCCCGACGATTTCTTCCAAAACGACCATTGGCTCGATGAGATAGACCCCATGTTCCGCGCCGCCAAGCCCATGATGGACATGATGAATTCCGTGATTGACGACTATGAATGA
- the pepT gene encoding peptidase T — protein MNIVERFLKYTQFDTQSAEDSQSVPSTEKQLVFAAYLKEELKSEGLEDVELDEQGYLYATLPANTKQAVPTIGFISHYDTSPDCSGANIRPRIVENYDGGDIVLSEGIVSSPKMFPELLAHVGEDLIVTDGTTLLGADDKAGIAEIVQAMVWLKAHPEVKHGKIRIAFNPDEEIGMGAHHFDVEKFGCEWAYTMDGGEVGELEFENFNAASAKILFRGRSVHPGYAKGKMVNASLLAAEFIGMMPADERPETTEGYQGFFHLTGMQGQTEQAKLSYIIRDHDRSRFEDRKRLMVRTAEQMNEKYGEGTVSIELTDQYYNMKEKIDPQMHVTDLVLKAMQEAGVAPKVKPIRGGTDGAQLSFMGLPCPNIFAGGINFHGPYEFVPIQSMEKAQNVIIKICELVGEYNG, from the coding sequence ATGAACATCGTAGAAAGATTTCTAAAATACACTCAGTTTGACACGCAGTCGGCTGAAGACAGCCAGAGCGTGCCCAGCACCGAGAAACAATTGGTCTTTGCGGCCTATCTGAAAGAGGAACTGAAGAGCGAAGGACTGGAAGACGTGGAACTGGACGAGCAGGGATACCTCTATGCCACGCTGCCTGCCAACACGAAGCAGGCGGTACCTACTATTGGCTTCATCTCGCACTACGACACCAGCCCCGACTGTTCGGGTGCCAACATACGTCCGCGCATCGTGGAGAACTATGACGGAGGCGACATCGTGCTGAGTGAAGGCATCGTGTCGAGTCCGAAGATGTTTCCAGAACTGCTGGCACACGTGGGCGAAGACCTGATCGTGACCGACGGCACCACCCTGCTGGGTGCCGACGACAAGGCCGGCATTGCTGAGATCGTGCAGGCCATGGTGTGGCTGAAGGCGCATCCGGAGGTGAAGCACGGCAAGATTCGCATAGCGTTCAACCCCGACGAGGAAATTGGCATGGGCGCCCACCACTTCGACGTAGAGAAGTTTGGCTGCGAATGGGCCTACACCATGGACGGCGGTGAAGTGGGCGAACTGGAGTTTGAGAACTTCAATGCTGCCAGCGCCAAGATTCTTTTTAGGGGGCGCAGCGTGCATCCGGGCTATGCCAAAGGCAAGATGGTGAACGCCAGTCTGCTGGCTGCGGAGTTCATTGGGATGATGCCTGCCGACGAGCGCCCCGAGACCACCGAGGGCTATCAGGGCTTCTTCCACCTGACGGGCATGCAAGGACAGACCGAGCAGGCCAAGCTGAGCTATATCATCCGCGACCATGACCGCAGTCGCTTCGAGGATCGCAAGCGACTGATGGTGCGCACGGCCGAGCAGATGAATGAGAAGTATGGCGAAGGCACTGTCAGCATAGAACTGACAGACCAATACTATAACATGAAAGAGAAGATTGACCCACAGATGCACGTGACAGACCTGGTGCTGAAGGCGATGCAGGAAGCAGGGGTGGCTCCGAAGGTGAAACCCATACGTGGGGGTACCGACGGTGCGCAACTGTCGTTCATGGGACTGCCCTGTCCTAACATCTTTGCCGGTGGCATCAACTTCCACGGTCCCTATGAGTTTGTGCCCATCCAGTCGATGGAGAAGGCTCAGAACGTGATTATCAAAATATGTGAGTTAGTAGGCGAATATAATGGCTGA
- a CDS encoding cation:proton antiporter, translating to MAEIPAMIQDLALILMVAGIVTLVFKKLKQPLVLGYIVAGFLVSPHMPYTASVVDMSNIHLWADIGVMFLLFSLGLDFSFKKILKMGASPIISTISIIFSMSLLGVVAGHLFHWSRMDCIFLGGMLAMSSTTIIYKAFDDLGLRQQQFAGMVMSVLILEDILAIVMMVMLSAIASGNNPDSSEMLNSIMKIVFFLVLWLVVGIFAVPLFLRKVRRLINSEVLLIVSLGLCCGMAVFSSKVGFSSAFGAFIMGSILAETIEAERIEKLVDPVKNLFGAIFFVSVGMLVDPRILVEYAVPIVCLVLTIIVGQAVFGSLAFLLGGESLKAAMRCGFSMAQIGEFSFIIASLGLSLGVIGDFLYPVVVAVSVITTFLTPYMIRLALPSYNVLERHLPKRLIRMMNHLSMNQTTSNSPNKWKKLLLQMAMNVVIYSILSIAVIIMMFMFFQPLMMELLNPRYANVATGLITILLIAPFLRAMVMKKNRSEEFKALWKESNRNRLPLLFTILFRMMIALVFVFNILQHVSTFGPAIMLTVGMVVVMAIITSRSIKRRSILLERLFVNNLRSRDIEAQVHGKKKPLYEGKLLDRDIHIADFDVPYNSLWMGHTLKQLNLGRKFGVHISSILRGGHRLNIPDGDYIIFPGDRLQAIGSDEQLTKFGAAIESELLGEDMEMEKREMKLRQIVIGADSPFIGKTLQESGIRNRYSCMVVGMEEGKENLTPMSPQRKFTEGDIIWIVGEEESLEQLLKGGAPLAQDER from the coding sequence ATGGCTGAGATACCTGCAATGATACAAGACCTGGCACTGATACTCATGGTGGCAGGCATCGTGACACTGGTGTTCAAGAAGCTGAAGCAACCACTGGTGCTGGGCTATATCGTGGCGGGCTTTTTGGTGTCGCCCCACATGCCATACACCGCCTCGGTGGTGGACATGTCTAACATCCACCTGTGGGCAGACATCGGTGTGATGTTCCTTTTGTTCTCGCTGGGTCTGGACTTCTCGTTCAAGAAGATACTGAAGATGGGCGCCTCGCCCATCATCTCGACCATCAGCATCATATTCTCTATGTCGCTGTTGGGTGTCGTCGCAGGCCATCTGTTCCACTGGTCGCGCATGGACTGTATTTTCCTGGGAGGTATGTTGGCCATGAGTTCGACCACCATTATATATAAGGCCTTCGATGATCTGGGGCTGAGGCAGCAGCAGTTTGCAGGCATGGTGATGTCGGTGCTGATATTGGAGGACATACTGGCCATTGTGATGATGGTGATGCTGAGCGCCATTGCCAGCGGCAACAATCCCGACAGCAGCGAGATGCTGAACTCGATCATGAAGATTGTGTTCTTCTTGGTGCTATGGCTGGTGGTGGGCATCTTTGCAGTACCACTGTTTCTACGCAAGGTGCGACGGCTGATCAACAGCGAGGTGCTGCTCATCGTGTCACTGGGACTGTGTTGCGGCATGGCCGTATTCTCGTCGAAGGTAGGCTTTTCGTCGGCCTTCGGTGCTTTCATCATGGGTAGCATCCTGGCCGAGACCATCGAGGCAGAACGCATCGAGAAACTGGTGGACCCAGTGAAAAACCTCTTTGGTGCCATTTTCTTTGTGTCGGTAGGCATGCTGGTGGACCCAAGAATACTGGTGGAATATGCCGTACCGATAGTCTGTCTGGTGCTGACCATCATCGTGGGACAGGCGGTGTTTGGCTCGTTAGCATTCCTATTGGGCGGCGAGAGTCTGAAGGCGGCTATGCGTTGCGGATTCTCTATGGCGCAGATTGGTGAGTTCTCTTTCATCATTGCCTCGCTTGGCTTGTCGCTCGGCGTGATTGGAGACTTTCTCTATCCTGTTGTAGTGGCAGTGAGCGTCATCACGACCTTCCTGACTCCCTACATGATCAGACTGGCTTTGCCCTCATACAACGTGCTGGAGAGGCATCTGCCTAAACGTCTCATCCGCATGATGAACCATCTGTCGATGAACCAGACAACCAGCAACAGCCCTAACAAATGGAAAAAGCTGTTGCTGCAGATGGCGATGAACGTGGTCATCTACTCGATACTCTCAATAGCAGTCATCATCATGATGTTCATGTTCTTCCAACCGCTGATGATGGAACTGCTGAACCCGAGATATGCCAACGTGGCAACGGGACTGATTACCATCCTACTCATAGCGCCTTTCCTGAGGGCCATGGTGATGAAAAAGAACAGAAGCGAGGAGTTTAAAGCGCTGTGGAAAGAGAGCAACCGCAACCGCCTGCCACTGCTATTCACCATCCTGTTCAGGATGATGATAGCTCTGGTGTTTGTGTTCAACATCTTACAGCACGTATCAACCTTCGGTCCTGCCATCATGCTCACCGTCGGCATGGTGGTTGTGATGGCCATCATCACCTCGCGCAGCATCAAGCGACGCAGCATCTTGCTGGAGCGACTGTTCGTCAACAATCTGCGCTCGCGCGACATCGAGGCACAGGTTCACGGCAAGAAGAAGCCCCTGTATGAGGGTAAACTGCTGGACCGCGACATCCACATTGCCGACTTCGACGTGCCCTATAACTCGTTGTGGATGGGGCACACGCTGAAACAGCTGAACTTGGGACGTAAGTTTGGTGTTCACATCAGTAGTATTCTGCGCGGTGGTCACCGTCTGAACATCCCCGATGGCGACTACATCATCTTCCCTGGCGACCGTCTGCAGGCCATCGGTAGCGACGAACAGCTGACGAAATTCGGGGCAGCAATAGAAAGTGAACTGCTGGGCGAAGACATGGAGATGGAGAAACGCGAGATGAAACTGCGCCAAATCGTCATCGGTGCCGACAGTCCTTTCATAGGAAAGACGCTACAGGAAAGTGGCATACGCAATCGCTACAGCTGCATGGTGGTGGGCATGGAAGAGGGAAAGGAGAACTTGACGCCCATGAGTCCGCAACGCAAATTCACGGAAGGTGACATCATCTGGATTGTAGGCGAAGAAGAGTCGTTGGAACAACTGCTGAAAGGCGGTGCGCCTTTGGCGCAAGATGAGAGATGA